The following are encoded together in the Gordonia insulae genome:
- a CDS encoding OB-fold nucleic acid binding domain-containing protein: MATTGYLKRLTRRLTEDLGEVDAEQIAEESRATGAQRAAECCRGDEVTMHGELRAVQTCSRTAKEGVKAEFFDGSDTVLLKWLGRNRIPGIEPGRKLTVRGRLAEHDGAKVIYNPYYELYGSDDE, from the coding sequence ATGGCAACCACCGGTTATCTCAAGCGGTTGACCCGCAGGTTGACCGAGGACCTCGGCGAGGTCGACGCGGAGCAGATCGCCGAGGAGTCCCGCGCGACCGGCGCGCAGCGTGCTGCCGAGTGTTGTCGTGGCGACGAGGTCACGATGCACGGCGAGCTGCGCGCGGTCCAGACGTGCTCGCGGACCGCCAAGGAGGGCGTCAAGGCCGAGTTCTTCGACGGCTCCGACACCGTGCTGCTCAAGTGGCTCGGCCGGAACCGGATTCCGGGCATCGAACCGGGCCGCAAGCTGACCGTACGGGGCCGGCTCGCCGAACACGACGGCGCCAAGGTGATCTACAACCCGTACTACGAGCTCTATGGCTCAGACGACGAATGA
- a CDS encoding DUF3159 domain-containing protein, which translates to MAQTTNDPAGGDPGDPAPQITETTDEKAPSILEQMGGVSGLIYSTVPIVVFVPVNAVWGLTAAMIAAIAVAVLIFCVRLWRREPLNPAISGLIGVAICVFIAHRTGDAKGYFLFGIWTTLAYAIVFVLSIVVRWPLIGVAWNLISGEGMAWRKHRKTLIAYDIATAFWALVFAARYITQSELYDHGSTGWLAVARLAMGWPLTALAVLATVLLVRRATRQEDLIESGVTPDDPDRARLPAD; encoded by the coding sequence ATGGCTCAGACGACGAATGACCCCGCCGGGGGCGACCCCGGCGACCCGGCACCGCAGATCACCGAGACGACCGACGAGAAGGCGCCGTCGATCCTCGAGCAGATGGGCGGCGTCTCCGGACTGATCTATTCGACCGTGCCGATCGTGGTGTTCGTACCCGTCAACGCCGTCTGGGGCCTCACGGCCGCCATGATCGCGGCCATCGCGGTCGCGGTCCTGATCTTCTGTGTCCGCCTGTGGCGGCGCGAACCCCTCAATCCCGCGATCTCCGGCCTGATCGGGGTCGCGATCTGCGTGTTCATCGCGCACCGCACCGGAGATGCGAAGGGCTACTTCCTGTTCGGCATCTGGACGACGCTGGCCTACGCGATCGTCTTCGTCCTGTCGATCGTGGTGCGCTGGCCGTTGATCGGCGTCGCCTGGAACCTCATCAGCGGTGAGGGGATGGCATGGCGCAAACATCGGAAGACGTTGATCGCCTACGACATCGCGACGGCCTTCTGGGCGTTGGTGTTCGCTGCCCGGTACATCACGCAGTCCGAACTCTACGATCACGGCAGCACCGGCTGGCTGGCGGTGGCACGACTCGCCATGGGCTGGCCGCTGACGGCCCTCGCCGTGCTCGCGACGGTGCTGTTGGTCCGTCGCGCCACCCGGCAGGAAGATCTGATCGAGTCGGGAGTCACCCCGGACGACCCCGACCGGGCCCGGCTACCCGCCGACTGA
- a CDS encoding potassium channel family protein, translating to MKVAIAGAGAVGRSIARELLLNSHAVTLFERNTAHIDQESVPEATWVQADACELSNLEQAALQTFDVMVAATGDDKANLVVSLLAKTEFAVNRVVARVNDPRNEWLFGEDWGVDVAVSTPRILASLVEEAVSVGDLVRLMTFRQGQANLVELTLPSNTPLAGKPVRKLDLPRDAALVTILRGGRVIVPQSDDPIEGGDELIFIAPAEAEPALHQAMQIQ from the coding sequence ATGAAGGTCGCCATCGCAGGTGCCGGCGCCGTCGGGCGTTCGATCGCCCGTGAGTTGCTGCTGAATTCGCATGCCGTCACCCTGTTCGAGCGCAACACCGCCCACATCGACCAGGAGTCGGTACCCGAGGCGACGTGGGTGCAGGCCGACGCGTGTGAGCTCAGCAATCTCGAACAGGCCGCGCTGCAGACGTTCGACGTGATGGTCGCGGCGACCGGCGACGACAAGGCCAATCTCGTGGTGAGCCTGCTCGCCAAGACCGAGTTCGCCGTCAACCGGGTCGTCGCGCGGGTGAACGACCCGCGCAACGAATGGCTGTTCGGTGAGGACTGGGGAGTCGATGTGGCGGTGTCCACGCCGCGCATCCTGGCCTCCCTCGTCGAGGAGGCGGTGTCGGTGGGTGACCTGGTGCGACTGATGACGTTTCGTCAGGGCCAGGCCAACCTGGTCGAGCTCACGCTGCCGTCGAACACCCCGCTCGCCGGCAAACCGGTCCGGAAGCTCGATCTGCCCCGCGACGCGGCACTCGTCACCATCCTGCGGGGTGGCCGGGTCATCGTGCCGCAGAGCGACGATCCGATCGAAGGCGGCGACGAACTGATCTTCATCGCACCCGCGGAGGCGGAGCCGGCGCTGCATCAGGCCATGCAGATCCAGTGA
- a CDS encoding potassium channel family protein — translation MQVVIMGCGRVGSSLAMAMQKRGHDVSIIDRDPSAFVRLSPDFRGTTVIGAGFDREVLTRAGIERADAFAAVSSGDNSNIIAARVARETFGIDRVVARIYDAKRAEVYERLGIPTVATVPWTTERFVSALGEASTTTEWRDPSGSLAIAQLEVDESWIGVTVGKFQENTGARIAFLNRVGRPILPDVKTVLQQDDLVFAAVLIDNLADARASARAPHITAD, via the coding sequence GTGCAGGTAGTCATCATGGGGTGCGGACGCGTCGGCTCGTCGCTGGCGATGGCGATGCAGAAGCGTGGCCACGACGTCTCCATCATCGACCGCGATCCGTCCGCGTTCGTGCGCCTGAGCCCGGACTTCCGTGGCACCACGGTGATCGGCGCCGGTTTCGACCGGGAGGTCCTGACGCGGGCCGGTATCGAGCGGGCCGACGCATTCGCCGCTGTCTCCTCCGGGGACAACTCCAACATCATCGCGGCGCGCGTCGCCCGGGAGACCTTCGGTATCGACCGCGTCGTCGCGCGTATCTACGACGCCAAGCGCGCCGAGGTCTATGAACGACTGGGCATCCCGACGGTCGCGACGGTGCCGTGGACCACCGAGCGGTTCGTCTCCGCCCTCGGCGAGGCGTCGACGACCACCGAGTGGCGCGATCCGTCGGGTTCCCTGGCGATCGCCCAACTCGAGGTCGACGAGTCGTGGATCGGCGTCACCGTCGGCAAGTTCCAGGAGAACACCGGCGCCCGCATCGCCTTCCTCAACCGGGTCGGCCGGCCCATCCTTCCGGACGTGAAAACTGTTCTCCAACAAGATGACCTCGTCTTCGCGGCGGTCCTGATCGACAATCTTGCCGACGCCCGGGCGAGCGCTCGTGCGCCGCACATCACAGCCGACTGA
- a CDS encoding APC family permease — protein MSNVSKVSVATKRLLLGRPFRSDRLGHTLLPKRIALPVFASDAMSSVAYAPQEIFLVLSVAGLSALAFTPWVALAVAVVMVVVVASYRQNVHAYPSGGGDYEVATVNLGPNAGLTVGSALLVDYILTVAVSISSAAENIGSAIPFVSQHKVWFCVAAIVLLAAVNLRGIKESGSVLAIPTYAFIIGVLLMLVWGFIEIFILDEPIQSETANFTIRAEQDHLVGIAFVFLIARAFSSGCAALTGVEAISNGVPAFRKPKSRNAASTLFMLGAFSIVLLLGIVLLAQQIGAKYVMNPAQDLIGAPEGYQQKAMIAQLAHAVFDSFTPGFYFVATATALILMLAANTAFNGFPVLGSVLAQDRYLPRQLHTRGDRLAFSNGIVFLALVAIIFVVAFGAEVTKLIQLYIVGVFVSFTLSQTGMVRHWTRHLRTETDPRARRKMMQSRVINSIGLVMTATVLIVVLLTKFTAGAWIAILAMVCLFVLMKLIHHHYATVQRELERQEEDVVLPSRTHSIVLVSTLHLATKRAVLYARATRPDVLEAITVNVDDRDTRKLVSQWEASDITVPLKVIASPYREITRPVIEYVRRVRRESPRDVITVFIPEYVVGHWWEQILHNQSALRLKGRLLFEPGVMVTSVPWQLTSSDRLKNRDLAYTAPGDTRRALGGDPDRR, from the coding sequence GTGTCCAACGTGTCCAAGGTGTCCGTGGCGACCAAACGATTGCTGCTCGGCCGCCCGTTCCGCAGCGACAGACTGGGTCACACCCTGTTGCCCAAGCGCATCGCGCTCCCGGTGTTCGCCTCGGACGCGATGTCCTCGGTCGCCTACGCGCCGCAGGAGATCTTCCTCGTCCTGTCCGTCGCGGGCCTGAGCGCACTCGCCTTCACACCGTGGGTCGCGCTCGCCGTCGCGGTGGTGATGGTCGTCGTGGTGGCGAGTTACCGGCAGAATGTGCACGCCTATCCGTCGGGCGGCGGCGACTACGAGGTCGCCACCGTGAACCTCGGTCCGAATGCCGGTCTGACGGTGGGGAGCGCGCTGCTCGTCGACTACATCCTCACCGTAGCGGTCTCCATCTCGTCGGCGGCGGAGAACATCGGGTCGGCGATCCCGTTCGTCTCCCAGCACAAGGTGTGGTTCTGCGTGGCCGCGATCGTCCTGCTCGCGGCGGTGAACCTGCGCGGCATCAAGGAATCGGGTTCTGTGCTGGCGATCCCCACCTACGCCTTCATCATCGGCGTCCTGCTGATGTTGGTGTGGGGCTTCATCGAGATCTTCATCCTCGACGAGCCGATCCAGTCGGAGACGGCGAACTTCACCATCCGGGCCGAACAGGATCACCTCGTCGGCATCGCCTTCGTGTTCCTGATCGCGCGGGCGTTCTCCTCCGGCTGCGCGGCCCTCACCGGCGTCGAGGCGATCAGCAACGGCGTGCCGGCGTTCCGGAAACCCAAGTCGCGCAACGCAGCGTCCACCCTGTTCATGCTCGGCGCGTTCTCGATCGTGCTCCTGCTCGGCATAGTCCTGCTCGCTCAGCAGATCGGCGCGAAGTACGTGATGAACCCGGCACAGGACCTCATCGGTGCGCCCGAGGGCTACCAGCAGAAGGCGATGATCGCGCAGCTCGCGCACGCGGTCTTCGATTCGTTCACCCCGGGGTTCTACTTCGTCGCGACCGCGACCGCGCTGATCCTGATGCTCGCCGCGAACACCGCGTTCAACGGGTTCCCGGTCCTCGGTTCGGTGCTGGCGCAGGACCGCTACCTGCCCCGGCAGCTGCACACCCGTGGCGATCGCCTGGCGTTCTCCAACGGCATCGTGTTCCTGGCGCTGGTCGCGATCATCTTCGTCGTGGCCTTCGGTGCCGAGGTCACCAAGCTGATCCAGCTCTACATCGTCGGTGTGTTCGTGTCGTTCACCCTCAGCCAGACCGGCATGGTCCGCCACTGGACGCGGCACCTGCGCACCGAGACCGACCCCCGGGCGCGCCGCAAGATGATGCAGTCACGCGTGATCAACTCGATCGGCCTGGTGATGACGGCGACCGTCCTGATCGTCGTGCTGCTCACCAAGTTCACCGCGGGAGCGTGGATCGCGATCCTGGCGATGGTCTGCCTCTTCGTCCTGATGAAGCTGATCCATCATCATTACGCCACGGTGCAACGAGAACTCGAGCGCCAGGAAGAGGACGTGGTGCTACCCAGTCGCACGCACTCCATCGTCCTCGTGTCCACACTGCACCTCGCGACCAAGCGTGCGGTTCTCTACGCCCGCGCGACCAGACCCGACGTCCTCGAGGCGATCACGGTCAACGTCGACGACCGCGACACCCGCAAGCTCGTCTCGCAATGGGAGGCCAGCGACATCACCGTGCCGCTCAAGGTGATCGCGTCGCCGTACCGGGAGATCACGCGCCCGGTCATCGAATACGTCCGCCGGGTCCGGCGCGAATCACCCCGCGACGTCATCACGGTGTTCATCCCCGAATACGTGGTCGGGCACTGGTGGGAGCAGATCCTGCACAACCAGTCCGCCCTTCGGCTCAAGGGCCGACTGCTCTTCGAGCCGGGCGTCATGGTCACGTCGGTGCCCTGGCAGTTGACCTCGTCGGATCGCCTGAAGAATCGCGACCTCGCCTACACGGCGCCCGGGGACACGCGGCGCGCGCTCGGTGGCGACCCGGACCGCCGATGA